In Eupeodes corollae chromosome 3, idEupCoro1.1, whole genome shotgun sequence, a single genomic region encodes these proteins:
- the LOC129952793 gene encoding uncharacterized protein LOC129952793 isoform X2: protein MADVEFFKKYTVSQLKAWLSALGLRTSGNKAELVLRLLEVPQQLRNNTESVTNTDEDDGENNETENEAEGNEDNDDENGAENDSNVDDGDEEDELEGENEIVADKNGEKKKNEAVAEKNKKKSAYDNKRMEKEIELLKREMELKKRENEMLKKENEYLKNDRQTSVERKGENIGQIKDLIGSFGGTGDSFEHFEKQLRNIRAAYELNDSSMRILISLKLKDKALRWFHSKDNIVTVVFDELMAEMKQIFDDRSSQVQQKRVFELKKWLQNETFQDYFQEKIILGNRLQMREGEIIEYILEGIPDERLISSAKLQCFTKKEQLLEAFKSIRHPAKAKVVTATPSTSRQWTANVSVRQTRCYNCNSIGHMANKCKKEIRKPGACHVCAEMGHFAAQCPKRKKVPAIGYVNSDSEDEYIHS, encoded by the coding sequence ATGGCAGACGTGGAATTCTTCAAGAAATATACGGTTTCACAGTTGAAGGCATGGTTGAGTGCTCTTGGGTTGAGGACAAGCGGCAACAAGGCAGAGCTTGTTTTAAGATTACTGGAAGTTCCACAGCAGCTGCGTAATAACACGGAGTCAGTCACTAATACTGACGAAGATGACGGGGAAAATAATGAAACGGAGAATGAGGCAGAAGGAAATGAAGATAATGATGACGAGAATGGGGCGGAAAACGATAGCAATGTTGATGACGGCGATGAAGAAGACGAACTGGAAGGTGAAAATGAAATAGTTGCAGACAAGAATggggagaaaaagaaaaatgaagcggttgcagaaaaaaataagaaaaagagcgCATACGACAACAAACGAAtggaaaaagaaattgaattacTAAAAAGAGAGatggaattaaaaaaacgaGAAAATGAAATGCTAAAGAAAGAAAACGAGTACCTAAAAAATGATCGACAAACGAGCGTGGAAAGAAAAGGAGAGAATATAGGTCAAATTAAAGATCTAATTGGCAGTTTTGGAGGCACTGGAGATTCATTCGAACACTTTGagaagcagttgaggaatattCGTGCTGCATACGAACTTAATGACAGCAGTATGAGGATACTCATCTCACTTAAACTGAAAGACAAAGCACTCAGGTGGTTCCACTCCAAGGATAACATAGTGACAGTGGTGTTTGACGAACTGATGGCGGagatgaaacaaatatttgacgATCGTTCATCTCAAGTGCAACAAAAACGAGTGTTTGAGTTAAAGAAGTGGTTGCAAAATGAAACATTCCAGGACTATTTTCAGGAGAAAATAATTCTTGGCAACCGACTGCAAATGAGAGAGGGGGAGATAATTGAATACATCTTGGAAGGCATACCGGATGAGAGGCTGATATCAAGTGCGAAATTGCAATGCTTCACCAAAAAGGAACAACTGTTGGAAGCCTTTAAATCGATTAGACATCCAGCCAAAGCAAAAGTGGTTACAGCAACACCATCAACATCGCGGCAATGGACAGCAAACGTCAGCGTGAGACAAACTCGTTGTTACAACTGTAACTCAATTGGACATATGGCAAACAAATGCAAAAAGGAGATACGCAAGCCAGGTGCG